In one window of Bradyrhizobium sp. AZCC 1721 DNA:
- a CDS encoding heparinase II/III family protein: MSRSARTVIARATGATVAVSRLWPGRADRLIIAPHDLRTADATRAAEIYAGRFVFAGKIVTCHGRSIFDLEPPSEDWEVALLGFGWLRHLRAADTALTRANARSLVDDWISNPARRRPLERRPDVLARRVISLLSQAPLVLGDTDGKFYRKYLRGLTREIRYLRYTMLDIADGVPRLQVLIALCYASLCLANQARHIRSATRRLSDELQRQIQPDGGHISRNPGALVELLSDLLPLRQTFAARNIAPPPALLNAIDRMMPMLRFFRHGDGSFALFNGMSNAPSDLVATLLAYDDTHGVPMANMPHTGFQRLDAGTTTVIIDSGPPPPPNVSQEAHAGCLSFELSSGPSRIVVNCGMPSTGRDNWRTFARSTAAHSTLTYHEASSCQFVELSAMKRLLQGAPVVSGPANVESYREAVADGDLLTTSHDGYLARFGVVHRRVLMISHDGARLDGEDTVSPAPGTRIKGAETDYALRFHLHPAVKASRLSDARGVMLVLPNREVWTFEALDDKVDLEDSVFLAGNDGPRRTAQIVIRQDSRHASSIRWSFVRSSTSAGAANTRRNARREPELPL; the protein is encoded by the coding sequence ATGAGCCGCTCGGCGCGGACCGTGATCGCGCGCGCGACCGGCGCCACCGTGGCGGTATCGCGGCTGTGGCCGGGGCGCGCCGACCGGCTGATCATCGCCCCGCACGATCTGCGCACCGCCGACGCCACCCGCGCCGCGGAAATCTATGCCGGCCGCTTCGTGTTCGCCGGCAAAATCGTCACCTGCCATGGCCGCTCGATCTTCGATCTGGAGCCGCCGTCGGAAGATTGGGAAGTCGCGCTGCTCGGCTTCGGCTGGCTGCGGCACCTGCGCGCTGCCGACACCGCGCTGACCCGCGCCAATGCCCGCTCGCTGGTCGACGACTGGATATCGAACCCGGCGCGCAGGCGGCCGCTCGAACGCCGCCCCGACGTGCTGGCGCGCCGCGTGATCTCGCTGTTGTCGCAGGCGCCGCTGGTGCTCGGCGACACCGACGGAAAATTCTATCGCAAATATCTGCGCGGGCTGACCCGCGAAATTCGATATCTTCGCTACACGATGCTCGACATCGCCGACGGCGTGCCGCGGCTGCAGGTCCTGATCGCGCTGTGCTACGCCTCGCTGTGCCTGGCCAATCAGGCGCGGCACATCCGCTCCGCCACGCGACGGCTTTCTGACGAATTGCAGCGCCAGATCCAACCCGACGGCGGGCATATTTCGCGCAACCCCGGCGCGCTGGTCGAACTGCTCAGCGACCTCCTGCCCCTGCGTCAGACCTTTGCGGCTCGCAACATCGCGCCGCCGCCCGCGCTGTTGAATGCGATCGACCGCATGATGCCGATGCTGCGCTTCTTCCGTCATGGCGACGGCAGCTTTGCGCTGTTCAACGGCATGAGCAACGCGCCCTCGGACCTGGTGGCGACGCTGCTCGCCTATGACGACACGCACGGCGTGCCGATGGCGAACATGCCGCATACCGGCTTCCAGCGGCTCGACGCCGGCACGACGACCGTCATCATCGATAGCGGCCCGCCGCCGCCGCCGAATGTCAGCCAGGAAGCGCACGCCGGATGTCTCTCGTTCGAACTGTCTTCGGGGCCGAGCCGGATCGTGGTCAATTGCGGGATGCCCTCGACCGGCCGGGATAATTGGCGCACCTTTGCCCGCAGCACCGCGGCGCATTCGACCCTGACCTATCACGAGGCGTCCTCGTGCCAGTTCGTCGAATTGTCGGCGATGAAGCGCCTCTTGCAGGGCGCGCCGGTCGTCAGCGGGCCGGCCAACGTGGAAAGCTACCGCGAGGCGGTGGCCGACGGCGATCTCCTGACCACCTCGCATGACGGCTATCTCGCACGCTTCGGCGTCGTGCATCGCCGGGTGCTGATGATCTCCCATGACGGCGCAAGGCTCGACGGCGAGGACACCGTGTCGCCGGCGCCGGGGACGCGCATCAAGGGCGCCGAGACCGATTATGCGCTGCGGTTTCATCTTCATCCCGCGGTGAAGGCCAGCCGCCTCAGCGATGCGCGCGGCGTCATGCTGGTATTGCCCAACCGCGAAGTCTGGACCTTCGAGGCGCTCGACGACAAGGTCGATCTCGAGGACAGCGTGTTTCTGGCCGGCAATGACGGCCCGCGCCGCACCGCCCAGATCGTGATCCGCCAGGATTCCCGCCACGCCTCCTCGATCCGCTGGAGCTTTGTCCGCTCGAGCACGTCGGCGGGCGCCGCCAACACCCGGCGCAATGCGCGGCGCGAGCCGGAATTGCCGCTCTGA
- a CDS encoding RsmB/NOP family class I SAM-dependent RNA methyltransferase encodes MPPSRFAVPSEVPGLAARRIAADILDGVLHKHRTLDDQLDGAGAHPGLKALADRDRALMRRLVATILRRLGTLGHLLSRLLDRGIPTDAPRAQSALLIGAAQILWMDVPDHAAVDLSVRLVQSDRRAAKYAGLVNAVLRRCAREGQPLIEEVKSQTLDVPPWLLTRWIGAYGETTAREMARAIGHEPSLDITVKTDAAQWASRLHGEALPTGTVRTLLQGSVTMLPGFSEGQWWVQDAAAALPARLFGDVAGKSIVDLCAAPGGKTAQLAYAGARVTAVDRSPARMARLRDNLARLSLQADDVVTDAAEWQGSGNGGYDGVLVDAPCTSTGTIRRHPDVAWLRQEADIAALSALQKRLLQKAVALLKPGGTLVYCTCSLETEEGEQAVASLLATEPGMRRVPVEADEVAGLSEIVTASGDLRTLPCHLPHDDPRLGGLDGFYAARLVKT; translated from the coding sequence ATGCCCCCTTCAAGATTCGCAGTACCTTCAGAAGTGCCCGGCCTCGCGGCGCGGCGGATCGCGGCTGATATTCTCGACGGCGTGCTGCACAAGCATCGCACCCTCGACGACCAGCTCGACGGCGCGGGCGCCCATCCCGGACTGAAGGCGCTCGCCGATCGCGACCGCGCGTTGATGCGGCGGCTGGTGGCGACGATCCTGCGGCGGCTCGGCACGCTCGGCCATTTGCTGTCGCGCCTGCTCGATCGCGGCATTCCAACGGATGCGCCGCGGGCACAGAGCGCGCTTCTGATCGGCGCGGCGCAGATTCTCTGGATGGACGTGCCGGATCACGCCGCCGTCGATCTTTCGGTGCGGCTGGTGCAATCGGACCGCCGCGCCGCAAAGTATGCCGGCCTCGTCAACGCCGTGCTGCGCCGCTGCGCCCGCGAGGGACAGCCGCTGATCGAAGAAGTCAAGTCGCAGACGCTTGATGTTCCGCCGTGGCTGTTGACGCGCTGGATCGGCGCCTATGGCGAGACCACCGCGCGCGAGATGGCGCGCGCCATCGGCCACGAGCCGTCCCTCGACATCACCGTGAAGACGGACGCCGCGCAATGGGCGAGCCGCCTGCATGGCGAAGCCTTGCCGACCGGAACCGTGCGCACGCTGCTGCAGGGTTCGGTGACCATGCTGCCCGGTTTCTCCGAGGGACAGTGGTGGGTGCAGGACGCCGCCGCCGCACTGCCGGCGCGGCTGTTCGGCGATGTCGCCGGCAAGAGCATCGTCGATCTCTGCGCCGCGCCCGGCGGCAAGACCGCGCAGCTCGCGTACGCCGGCGCGCGCGTCACCGCGGTCGATCGCTCGCCGGCGCGCATGGCACGGCTGCGCGACAATCTGGCCCGGCTTTCGCTGCAGGCCGATGACGTGGTGACCGATGCGGCCGAATGGCAAGGCAGCGGCAATGGCGGTTACGACGGCGTGCTGGTGGATGCGCCCTGCACCTCCACCGGCACCATCCGCCGACACCCCGATGTCGCCTGGCTGCGTCAGGAAGCCGACATTGCGGCGCTGTCCGCGCTACAGAAACGGTTGCTGCAAAAGGCGGTCGCCCTGCTCAAGCCGGGCGGAACGCTGGTCTATTGTACCTGTTCGCTGGAGACCGAGGAAGGCGAACAGGCGGTCGCGTCCCTGCTCGCTACCGAACCGGGCATGCGCCGTGTCCCGGTCGAGGCGGACGAGGTCGCAGGCCTCAGCGAGATCGTGACCGCAAGCGGTGATTTACGCACCCTTCCCTGCCATTTGCCCCATGACGACCCCCGGCTCGGCGGGCTGGATGGATTTTACGCAGCGCGGCTGGTTAAAACCTGA
- a CDS encoding SDR family oxidoreductase, which yields MTSLKDKTLFISGASRGIGLAIALRAARDGANVAIAAKTAEPHPKLKGTIYTAAEEIRAAGGKALPVLCDIRDEAQVMAAIEQTVAEFGGIDICVNNASAISLTNSQATDMKRFDLMLGINTRGTFMVSKYCIPHLKKAENPHILMLSPPLDMKTKWFEHSTAYTMAKFGMSMCVLGLSGELKSAGVAVNALWPRTTIATAAVGNLLGGEAMMRASRTPEIMGDAAHAILTRPAREFTGQFCIDDKVLYASGVRDFEHYRVDRSVPLMSDFFVPDDDVPPPGVTVQALPSVGAAQTSR from the coding sequence ATGACATCACTCAAAGACAAGACGTTGTTCATCTCCGGCGCCAGTCGCGGCATTGGGCTGGCGATTGCGCTTCGCGCCGCGCGTGACGGCGCCAATGTCGCGATTGCGGCGAAGACCGCCGAGCCGCATCCGAAACTCAAGGGCACGATCTACACCGCGGCGGAAGAAATTCGCGCCGCCGGCGGCAAGGCGTTGCCGGTGCTGTGCGACATCCGCGACGAGGCGCAGGTGATGGCGGCGATCGAGCAGACCGTCGCCGAATTCGGCGGCATCGACATCTGCGTCAACAACGCCAGCGCCATCAGCCTGACCAACTCGCAAGCAACCGACATGAAGCGGTTCGACCTGATGTTGGGCATCAACACCCGCGGCACGTTCATGGTGTCGAAATACTGCATCCCGCATCTGAAGAAGGCGGAAAACCCGCACATACTGATGCTGTCGCCGCCGCTCGACATGAAGACGAAATGGTTCGAGCATTCCACCGCCTACACGATGGCGAAGTTCGGCATGAGCATGTGCGTGCTGGGCTTGTCGGGTGAGTTGAAATCCGCCGGCGTCGCCGTCAACGCGCTATGGCCGCGCACCACCATCGCCACCGCCGCGGTCGGCAACCTGCTCGGCGGCGAGGCGATGATGCGCGCCAGCCGCACGCCCGAGATCATGGGCGACGCCGCGCACGCGATCCTGACCAGGCCGGCGCGGGAATTCACCGGACAGTTCTGCATCGACGACAAGGTGCTGTACGCGTCCGGCGTCAGGGATTTCGAGCACTACCGCGTCGATCGGTCCGTGCCGTTGATGTCGGATTTCTTCGTCCCCGACGACGACGTGCCGCCGCCCGGCGTCACCGTGCAGGCGCTGCCCTCGGTCGGCGCCGCGCAGACGTCGCGCTAG
- the purH gene encoding bifunctional phosphoribosylaminoimidazolecarboxamide formyltransferase/IMP cyclohydrolase, with translation MTDATRRVTRALLSVSDKTGLIEFAKALAGHGVELVSTGGTAKAIAAAGLEVKDVSELTGFPEMMDGRVKTLHPKVHGGLLAIRDNKEHADAMRAHGIAPIDLLVVNLYPFEATVDKGAAYEDCIENIDIGGPAMIRAAAKNHDDVAVVVEAQDYQAVLDELAANKGATTLALRRRLAAKAYARTAAYDAAISNWFATQLKDNAPDFRAFGGRLIQSLRYGENPHQTAAFYATPDKRPGVSTARQLQGKELSYNNINDTDAAYECVGEFDPKRTAACVIVKHANPCGVAEGPDLVTAYRRALACDSTSAYGGIIAVNRTLDAEAARAIIGIFTEVIIAPDATEEAISIIGSRRNLRLLLAGGLPDPRTVGLTAKTVAGGLLLQSRDNAVVEDMDIKVATKRAPTDAELRDLKFAFRVAKHVKSNTIIYAKDLATVGIGAGQMSRVDSARIAARKAQDAAAEMKLAEPLTKGSVVASDAFFPFADGMLACIEAGATAVIQPGGSMRDEEVIKAADDHGIAMVFTGVRHFRH, from the coding sequence ATGACTGATGCCACCCGCCGCGTAACCCGCGCTCTATTGTCCGTTTCCGACAAGACCGGCCTGATCGAATTCGCCAAGGCGCTCGCCGGCCATGGCGTCGAGCTCGTCTCCACCGGTGGCACCGCGAAGGCCATTGCGGCGGCGGGCCTGGAGGTGAAAGACGTTTCCGAACTCACCGGCTTCCCCGAGATGATGGACGGCCGGGTCAAGACGCTGCATCCGAAGGTGCATGGCGGCCTGCTCGCGATCCGCGACAACAAGGAGCACGCCGACGCCATGAGGGCGCACGGCATCGCGCCGATCGATCTGCTTGTCGTCAACCTCTACCCGTTCGAGGCGACCGTCGACAAAGGTGCTGCTTACGAAGACTGCATCGAGAATATCGATATCGGCGGGCCCGCGATGATCCGGGCGGCCGCCAAGAACCACGACGATGTCGCCGTCGTCGTCGAGGCGCAGGACTATCAGGCCGTGCTCGACGAACTCGCCGCCAACAAGGGCGCAACGACGCTCGCGTTGCGCCGCCGCCTCGCCGCAAAGGCCTATGCGCGCACTGCCGCCTACGATGCCGCGATCTCGAACTGGTTTGCTACGCAGCTCAAGGACAACGCGCCGGATTTCCGCGCCTTCGGCGGGCGGCTGATCCAGTCCTTGCGCTATGGCGAGAACCCGCACCAGACCGCGGCGTTTTATGCGACGCCCGACAAGCGGCCCGGCGTCTCCACCGCGCGCCAGTTGCAGGGCAAGGAACTTTCCTACAACAACATCAACGATACCGATGCAGCTTACGAATGCGTCGGTGAATTCGATCCGAAGCGCACGGCCGCCTGCGTTATCGTGAAACATGCAAACCCGTGCGGCGTTGCGGAGGGACCTGATCTCGTCACCGCCTATCGCCGCGCGCTCGCCTGCGACTCGACGTCGGCCTACGGCGGCATCATCGCAGTCAACCGCACGCTGGACGCGGAGGCCGCGCGCGCCATCATCGGCATTTTCACCGAAGTAATCATCGCCCCCGACGCCACTGAAGAGGCGATCTCGATCATCGGCAGCAGGCGTAATTTGCGCCTGTTGCTCGCGGGCGGCCTGCCCGACCCGCGCACGGTCGGCCTGACCGCCAAGACGGTTGCCGGCGGCTTGCTGCTGCAGAGCCGCGACAACGCGGTGGTTGAGGACATGGACATCAAGGTCGCAACCAAACGCGCGCCGACCGACGCCGAACTGCGCGATCTCAAATTCGCCTTCCGCGTAGCCAAGCACGTCAAGTCGAACACCATCATCTACGCCAAGGATCTCGCCACTGTGGGCATCGGCGCCGGCCAGATGAGCCGGGTCGATTCGGCGCGTATTGCCGCCCGCAAAGCACAGGACGCTGCGGCCGAAATGAAGCTTGCCGAACCGCTGACCAAAGGCTCCGTGGTCGCATCCGATGCGTTCTTCCCCTTCGCCGACGGCATGCTGGCCTGCATCGAAGCCGGCGCAACGGCGGTAATCCAGCCCGGCGGTTCGATGCGCGATGAAGAAGTCATCAAGGCCGCCGACGACCACGGCATCGCCATGGTGTTCACCGGCGTCAGGCATTTCAGGCACTGA
- a CDS encoding MFS transporter, with translation MAVIASEAVGAEIPQSYPRRAAVVSWIFFDWAAQPYFTLITTFVFAPYFAGFVAPDPARGQALWGFATAAAGLVIALLSPVLGAIADASGRRKPWIAGFGSLLVIGSCLMWFGKPGDPSVIPPLLLAYAIASIGVEFATVFNNAMMPTLVPPNRIGRLSGTGWATGYIGGILSLILVLGFLAASPETGRTLFGLAPLFGLDPVTHQGDRITGPLTGIWFVIFVTPMFLLTPDYPAKRPIREALREGLSGLKRTLGELPKQKSMATFLLANMIYTDGLVSLFAFGGIYAAGTFGWHTIQIGTFGILLAIAGTFGAWLGGKLDDRFGPKRVIAGSLTILLLALAAILLVDKDSILFVKVAPPAPGGVLFSGAAERAYLVLGCLIGAAGGPLQAASRTLLIRLAPKDRIAQYFGLFALTGKVTSFIGPLLIGAITAITASQKAGMALLVVFFVAGLALLARVRQ, from the coding sequence ATGGCGGTGATCGCTTCCGAGGCAGTTGGCGCCGAGATTCCGCAGTCCTATCCGCGCCGCGCCGCCGTCGTGAGTTGGATCTTCTTCGATTGGGCCGCGCAGCCTTATTTCACGCTGATCACCACGTTTGTCTTCGCGCCCTATTTCGCGGGCTTCGTCGCGCCAGATCCGGCGAGGGGACAGGCGCTGTGGGGATTCGCCACTGCTGCCGCCGGTCTGGTGATCGCGCTGCTGTCGCCGGTGCTGGGTGCCATCGCCGACGCCAGCGGGCGCCGCAAGCCGTGGATCGCCGGCTTCGGGTCGCTTTTGGTGATCGGCTCTTGCCTGATGTGGTTCGGAAAGCCGGGCGACCCCAGCGTCATCCCGCCACTGCTGTTGGCCTATGCTATTGCGAGCATCGGTGTCGAATTCGCCACCGTCTTCAACAATGCGATGATGCCGACGCTGGTGCCGCCGAACAGAATCGGGCGGTTGTCCGGCACCGGATGGGCGACCGGCTATATCGGCGGTATCCTCAGCCTCATCCTCGTGCTCGGCTTTCTGGCAGCCAGTCCCGAGACCGGGCGGACATTGTTCGGCCTCGCGCCGTTGTTCGGTCTCGATCCGGTCACGCACCAGGGCGATCGCATCACCGGTCCCTTGACCGGCATCTGGTTCGTCATTTTCGTGACGCCGATGTTCCTGCTCACACCGGATTATCCGGCCAAACGTCCGATCCGCGAGGCGTTGCGCGAAGGATTGAGCGGGCTCAAGCGAACGCTCGGCGAATTGCCGAAGCAGAAATCGATGGCGACGTTCCTGCTCGCCAACATGATCTATACCGACGGACTGGTGTCGCTGTTCGCGTTCGGCGGCATCTACGCCGCCGGCACCTTCGGTTGGCATACGATCCAGATCGGGACGTTCGGAATTCTACTGGCGATTGCGGGTACCTTCGGCGCCTGGCTCGGCGGCAAGCTCGACGACAGGTTCGGACCCAAGCGCGTCATCGCCGGCAGCCTCACGATCCTGCTGCTTGCGCTCGCTGCGATCTTGCTGGTCGACAAGGATTCGATCCTGTTCGTGAAGGTCGCGCCACCAGCTCCGGGCGGCGTGCTGTTCTCCGGCGCCGCCGAGCGCGCTTATCTCGTGCTCGGGTGCCTGATCGGCGCGGCCGGCGGCCCGCTGCAGGCCGCGTCGCGCACGCTGCTGATCCGTCTCGCGCCGAAGGATCGCATCGCGCAATACTTTGGATTGTTCGCGCTGACCGGCAAGGTGACGTCGTTCATCGGTCCGCTCCTGATCGGCGCGATCACGGCCATCACCGCAAGCCAGAAGGCCGGCATGGCGCTGCTGGTGGTGTTCTTCGTCGCGGGCCTGGCGCTGCTGGCGCGCGTGCGGCAGTGA
- a CDS encoding HigA family addiction module antitoxin → MAYAAKRGKSRCPTHPGALLRDEIIPATGRTKSEIAGLLGISRQHLYDILQEKKPVSPTVAVRLGKLFGDGAGIWTRMQAAYDTWQAERTEDVSQIPTIKAKAA, encoded by the coding sequence ATGGCGTATGCGGCCAAGCGCGGCAAAAGCCGCTGCCCCACTCATCCCGGCGCGTTGCTTCGTGATGAGATTATTCCGGCCACCGGCCGGACCAAGTCGGAAATCGCGGGGCTGCTCGGGATTTCGCGGCAGCATCTTTACGACATCCTGCAGGAGAAAAAGCCGGTGTCCCCGACCGTGGCAGTTCGGCTCGGCAAGCTTTTTGGCGATGGAGCGGGAATTTGGACCAGAATGCAAGCCGCCTACGATACTTGGCAGGCGGAGCGAACTGAGGACGTCAGTCAGATCCCGACCATCAAGGCAAAGGCGGCTTGA
- a CDS encoding thermonuclease family protein: MPPYEKINAYRTSRRGPRRRWFAAALPWMFVLCVAAATTRPVRDWVRWSLPDFADSQAARDAEMVWKRSGSPDVRHPVDVIRTIDGDTFEARVHLSPGVEPTTRIRLRGIDAPELKASCPGELQMAEAATGALRALLGEGGVTIFNIGPDKYSGRVVAEAATRRTGNVSAAMLAAGHARGYGGGHRNGWCATATGNDAPASKR, translated from the coding sequence ATGCCTCCGTACGAGAAGATAAATGCTTACCGGACCTCGCGCCGGGGTCCGCGGCGCCGCTGGTTTGCGGCGGCCTTGCCGTGGATGTTCGTGCTTTGCGTCGCGGCGGCGACGACGCGGCCGGTGCGAGACTGGGTACGCTGGTCGTTGCCTGACTTCGCCGACAGCCAGGCGGCGCGCGATGCCGAGATGGTCTGGAAGCGCTCTGGAAGTCCTGACGTGCGCCATCCCGTCGATGTCATCCGGACCATCGATGGCGACACGTTTGAGGCGCGGGTGCATTTGTCGCCCGGCGTTGAGCCGACCACGCGCATACGCCTGCGCGGCATCGACGCGCCCGAATTGAAGGCATCGTGCCCTGGGGAATTGCAGATGGCGGAAGCCGCGACCGGTGCCCTGCGCGCGCTGCTCGGCGAAGGCGGCGTCACGATCTTCAACATTGGACCGGACAAATATAGCGGCAGGGTCGTGGCGGAGGCCGCGACCCGGCGCACCGGGAACGTTTCGGCGGCCATGCTCGCGGCAGGTCATGCGCGCGGCTATGGCGGCGGTCACCGCAACGGATGGTGCGCGACCGCTACAGGTAACGATGCTCCCGCAAGTAAGCGATGA
- the ggt gene encoding gamma-glutamyltransferase, with the protein MTLFQISRRKAIAAIALVFACGTTAFAQERRFYSPDLSAVRSIPAEYGMVVAQERIAAEVGADILRQGGNAVDAAVATGFALAVTYPRAGNIGGGGFMVIHSAERNEDVAIDYRETAPAATTRDIFLGPDGKPDTDKSRNSALGIGVPGTVAGLALALEKYGSGRFTLAQILKPAIELARDGFVIADDTADTLPDLYRRMARWPNPAKTFSRDDGTALREGDRLVQADLAATLSAIAEQGPRGFYQGPVAERLAKAVRDAGGIMTADDLKSYEAVIRKPVRGSYRGYEIVSMPLPSSGGTVLLEALNILEGFPMADMKQSSAPSLHVMIEAMKRAYADRARYLGDPAFVDAPANLLIAKDYAAKQRASIDLARATPADALSVSLPREGSNTTHYSVVDAAGNAVSNTYTLNFSYGVGLVADGTGVLLNNELDDFTAAPGAANAFGLVGFEANLPGPGKRPLSSMSPTIVLKDGKPVLVTGSPGGSRIISAVLQVVVNVLDYKMDVATAVAAPRLHHQWMPDVVRVERGFPQETLDELRAKGHQVIDPLGQTSANSIAVTPSGLLGAPDPRTRGAAAVGH; encoded by the coding sequence ATGACACTCTTTCAAATCAGCCGGCGCAAGGCGATTGCCGCAATCGCGCTGGTATTCGCCTGCGGCACGACTGCCTTCGCGCAAGAACGCCGCTTTTATTCGCCGGACCTCTCCGCCGTTCGTTCCATTCCAGCCGAATACGGCATGGTGGTCGCCCAGGAAAGGATCGCGGCGGAAGTCGGCGCCGACATTCTCCGGCAAGGCGGCAACGCGGTTGATGCCGCGGTCGCCACCGGCTTTGCGCTTGCCGTCACCTATCCACGCGCCGGGAACATCGGCGGCGGCGGCTTCATGGTGATCCATTCGGCCGAGCGCAATGAAGACGTCGCCATCGACTATCGCGAGACCGCACCGGCCGCCACCACGCGCGATATCTTTCTGGGACCGGACGGCAAGCCTGATACCGACAAGTCGCGCAATTCCGCGCTTGGTATCGGCGTGCCCGGCACGGTGGCCGGATTGGCGCTGGCGCTGGAGAAATACGGCTCCGGCCGCTTCACGCTTGCGCAAATCCTCAAGCCCGCCATCGAGCTCGCACGAGATGGTTTCGTGATCGCCGACGACACCGCCGACACGCTGCCGGACCTGTATCGCCGGATGGCGCGCTGGCCGAACCCGGCCAAGACGTTCTCCCGTGACGACGGCACGGCGCTGCGTGAGGGCGACCGTCTGGTTCAGGCCGATCTCGCGGCAACGCTGTCGGCGATCGCCGAGCAGGGACCGCGTGGATTTTACCAGGGGCCGGTCGCCGAACGGCTGGCAAAAGCCGTCCGCGATGCCGGCGGCATCATGACGGCGGACGATCTCAAATCCTATGAGGCGGTGATTCGCAAGCCCGTGCGCGGCAGTTATCGCGGCTACGAGATCGTGTCGATGCCGCTGCCCTCGTCCGGGGGCACGGTGTTGCTGGAGGCGCTGAACATTCTCGAAGGGTTTCCCATGGCGGACATGAAGCAGAGCTCGGCGCCCTCATTGCATGTCATGATCGAGGCCATGAAGCGTGCTTACGCCGACCGGGCGCGCTATCTCGGCGATCCCGCCTTCGTCGATGCGCCAGCGAATCTCCTGATCGCGAAGGATTACGCAGCAAAGCAACGCGCCAGCATCGACCTTGCGCGCGCTACGCCCGCCGACGCATTATCCGTGAGCCTGCCGCGCGAGGGCAGCAATACCACACATTATTCCGTCGTCGACGCCGCCGGTAATGCCGTCAGCAACACCTATACGCTGAATTTTTCCTATGGCGTCGGCCTCGTCGCCGATGGCACCGGCGTGCTGCTCAACAACGAGCTCGACGACTTCACCGCAGCACCCGGCGCGGCGAACGCGTTCGGCCTGGTCGGCTTCGAAGCCAACTTGCCGGGCCCGGGCAAAAGGCCGCTGTCGTCGATGTCGCCCACCATCGTGCTGAAGGACGGCAAGCCGGTGCTGGTGACGGGCTCGCCGGGCGGCAGCCGCATCATTTCAGCCGTGCTGCAGGTCGTGGTCAACGTGCTCGATTACAAGATGGACGTCGCCACCGCCGTGGCCGCACCCCGTCTGCACCATCAATGGATGCCGGACGTGGTGCGCGTGGAGCGCGGTTTCCCGCAGGAAACGCTGGACGAGCTCCGGGCGAAGGGCCATCAGGTGATCGACCCGCTCGGCCAGACCTCGGCCAATTCGATCGCCGTCACGCCCAGCGGCCTGCTCGGCGCCCCCGATCCGCGAACGAGAGGCGCGGCGGCGGTGGGGCATTGA
- a CDS encoding DUF1674 domain-containing protein → MADNYSSPAPVAERKKLTPAAERALAEAEARRKATDASAMPLQKEFQGPKGLEPTRYGDWERKGIASDF, encoded by the coding sequence ATGGCCGACAATTATTCATCCCCCGCGCCGGTTGCGGAACGAAAGAAGCTGACGCCCGCAGCCGAGCGCGCGCTCGCCGAGGCCGAAGCGCGCCGCAAGGCCACTGACGCCAGCGCCATGCCGCTGCAGAAGGAATTCCAGGGTCCGAAGGGCCTGGAACCGACCCGCTACGGCGATTGGGAGCGCAAAGGGATAGCTTCGGATTTTTGA
- a CDS encoding type II toxin-antitoxin system RelE/ParE family toxin: MIRSFKSKALSELWAKGRSSKIDAKMHKHIFARLDRLDVAVRPEEMNVPGFDFHSLHGFNPRRYSVHVNGPWCITFEFEDGEACRVDFEQYH; the protein is encoded by the coding sequence GTGATCCGGTCCTTCAAGAGCAAGGCCCTCTCCGAGCTGTGGGCGAAGGGCAGGAGTTCGAAAATAGACGCAAAAATGCACAAGCACATTTTCGCGAGGCTCGATCGTCTCGACGTCGCGGTCCGGCCGGAGGAAATGAACGTGCCGGGTTTTGACTTTCATTCCTTGCATGGATTCAATCCGAGGCGATATTCCGTCCACGTCAACGGACCTTGGTGCATTACCTTCGAGTTCGAAGATGGTGAAGCGTGTCGTGTCGATTTCGAACAGTACCATTAG